In Bradyrhizobium sp. 200, the sequence ATCCACGACAAGCCGGAGCGCGCCCAGATGCTCGCGCGTGAGCATGGCCAGCAGCGGGGTGACCACCAGCAAGGTCAGCCCGACGACGAGGTCGTAATAGAACATCAGGCCCAGCGCGACGATGGCGCCGCCGGTATCGAAGACGACATGCGGCAGATGATAAAGGACGAAATCGCGGACCTTTGTTGCCTGCTGAAAATGATTGAGCACGTCGCCGGAGCGGAAATCCGCGCCGTCGATGCGCGCGCGCATGAGATGCGCGAACACCTTGCGCGACACGCGCCGGTCGATGAAGGCGACAAGCCGGATCACCAGCTTCTGACGCCAGGACGCAACCGCCGCCTCAAGCCCGACGGCGGCGACCGCGGTCAGCGCGAGGCCCGCGAGCGCCCAGTCCGCCCGTCCCGCCACGATCGCATCAACCGCCTTCTGCGTACTGACGGGAAAGACGAGACCCGCGACGTACACTGCGCCCGTCATCGCAAGGATCGACGCGACCTGCTCGCGGCGCAGCAGCAGCATGTGCCCGATCCAGCGCCAGCCAAAAGACGACGGCTGGCCTGCCGGTTGAAGCCGATCGTGCATGGATGAAGACCCCAGGGAAAAGCCGAGCCAGAAACAGCTTCGCTCCGGCAACATTATGGCCGATGCCGGCATTGGGCATTTGTCAGATATCGCGTGATGTCGGCAAGTAGCCCGCATGAGCCACCGGGTCGCGCGAAGGCGCGCCCGACGACGAGCGCAATTGCACTCGCGAAGTGATGACAGGCTCCGCGATATGCGGGACCAAGACCAACCCAGAGCGTCCCGGATGCTGGCGGGCGCAATAGGCGCGCGCCTGTGAAATCGGCGGGTTACGCTTCGCTAACCCGCCTACGTATCGAGTCGGGAACTCCGCGATCAGCCGACGACGACCTCACTGATCTGAATGACCGGAGACTGGTCGGTGTAGTTCGGGATGTCGGCCATGATCTCCTTGGCGTGAGGCCCGAAGCCGGCCTGGAACGCTTCGACCGAGTCGCAGAAGATATGACACATTCCGACATAGGTGGCGGGAGCGCCGGGTGCGCCGCCGGCCATGCCCTTGTCGACCGTGTAGGACTTGCACGCATCGCCCATCCGCGCTTTCACGAGCGGCATATGCTTGTCGCGGTAGTAGTCATGATCGAAGCGCCCGCCGGGTGTGTTGGGATACATTACGCTTACCTTGATCATGGACGTGCCCTCCGATCTGACGTTCGCCGTTAATCTCCGGCAATAGGCGAAATCTGTGTCAGTTTTGCGGATCTTGCAACCGGGAGGTGGCGCGCCTTCGCCTCAGCCCGCCGCCGCGGGCGCGGCGGCGACGCTCACTCGTGGAACGGATGATCAATGGCCGGCGCTCTGGCCGCCGTCGACGTGCAGGATCTCACCCGTCACGAAGGCGGCACCTTCGAGATAGAGGATCGCGTCGACGATGTCCTTGATCTCGCCCATGTGGCCGACCGGATGCAGGGCGTCGAGCGCAGCGTGGGTCTCGGCGGGATGCATCGGCGTTTTGATGACGCCGGGCGCGACCGCATTCACGCGAATGCCGCGTTTGGCATATTCGATCGCGAGCGACTTGGTGGCGGCGTTCAGACCGCCCTTGGTCAGCGACGCCAGCACCGAAGGCACGCCTGACATGGCGTGGTCGACCAGGCTGGTGGTGACCTGCACGATGTGGCCGCTGCGCTGCTTCTCCATCTCGGCTACAGCAAGCTGCGTGATGTGGAAGAATCCTGCGAGGTTGACGCTCAGCGCGGATGCGAAATCAGCCTCGGTATATTCGGTGAACGGTTTGGCGATGAAGATGCCGGCGTTGTTGACCAGCGTATCGATGCGGCCGAACCGCGCCATGGCTTCGCCGATCACGCGCTCGGCGGTCTTGGAATCGGCGATGTCGCCGGCGACGCTGAGCACGTCATCATCGTTCGAGGGCTTGATCGAACGGGCGGTGGCGACCACGCGGTAATTGCGGTCGCGGTAGGCCTTGACCAAGGCGGCGCCGATGCCCTGCGATGCGCCGGTAATCACTGCAACTTTCTGTTCGGTACCCATTGTCGTCTCCCGTCTGTCTGGGGCTGCAGCGAGCCTTTCGGTCCCGTGCTGCACCGATGAGCCTGGAGTTACGCTCGTTCGGGATGCGAGCGAATACCCGCGGTTCGACAGACACTCTTTCGCTAGGCGGAAGAATGCGGGATATTGGCCGGCATCGGGGGCGCCGCGCCCGCCATCGCGGCCGGAGGGGGATGATGGACCGTATCGATGCGATGAAGGTCTTCGTCGCCGCGCTCGACGAGGGCAGTCTTGCCGGCGCTGGCCGCAAGCTCGGCCGTTCGCCCGCCGCCGTCAGCCGTGCCATCGCCTTCCTGGAATCCCATGTCGGGGCCGAGCTGCTGCACCGCACGACGCGCTCGATCAAGCTGAGCGAGGCCGGCGAGCGCTATGCTGCGGCCTGCCGGCGGGTGCTCACCGAACTTGAGGAGGCCGACATCCTGGCCGGCGGCGAACGGGCGGCGCCGCGCGGCACGCTCGCGCTGACGGCGCCGGTCATCTCGGGCGAGATGGTGTTGCGGCCGGTGCTCGACGCCTTCCTGGATGCTCACCCGACCGTGTCGGCGCGGCTCCTGCTGCTCGACCGGTCGGTGAACCTGATCGATGAGGGTTTTGACGCAGCGCTGCGCATCGGCAATCTCGCCGACTCCTCCATGATGGCGAGCCGGATCGGCGAAGTGCGCCGGGTGGTGGTGGCGGCTCCCCGTTACCTCAAGCAAAATCCGCGCATCGAGGAGCCCGGCGATCTGGCGAAACACCAGATCATCACGATGGCCCACCTTCCGAATTCCTGGACCTTTCCGGCGGCGGCGGGATCATCCGTCCCGCGCACCATTCAGGTGACGCCGCGGCTCGTCACCAACAGCATCCGCGGCGCGGTGGCCTCGACCGTCGGCGGGCGCGGCGTAGCGCTGTTCTTCTCCTACCAAGTGGCCGAAGAGGTGCGGAACGGCGAGCTCGACGTCGTGCTCGCGGGCCACGAGCCTGCCGCGCTGCCGGTGCATGTGATCGTGCCGCAAGGCCGGCTCACGGTGCCGAAGGTGCGTGCTTTCATGGATTTCGCCGTGCCGCGGCTGCGCAGCCATTTTGCGCGGCTGGAGAGGGATTCAGGTGCGTAGCATGGGTGGAGCGAAGCGATACCCATCAATGCGGTTCGTGATGGCGATTGAACCATCTATCGCGTGGCGGTGATGGGTATCGCTTCGCTCCACCCATCCGGTTCTGCAATGAAAAAGCCCCGGACCTAAGTCTGGGGCTTTGCATCTCGATACGGCTTTCAGCTCAGCCTATTCCGGCTTGCCGATGGCAACCTTCAGCGTGCCGACGCCGTCGACGCCGCACTCGATCTTGTCGCCGGGGTTGAGCTGGGAGACGCCGGCGGGCGTGCCCGTCATGATGATGTCGCCGGCGGCGAGCTTTACCTGCTGCGAGAGCTGCCAGATGATCTCGGGCACGCTCCAGATCAGTTCGGTGAGATCGCCCTTTTGCGTTTCCTTGCCGTTGACCGTGAGCCAGATCTTGCCCTTGGCGGGATGGCCGATTTTCGAAGCCGGCTGGATCGCGGAGCAGGGCGCGGAATAGTCGAACGATTTGCCGACTTCCCACGGTCGCTCCTTCTTGCGCGAAGCAAGCTGCAGGTCGCGGCGGGTGAGGTCGATGCCGACGGCATAGCCGTAGACATGCTCAAGCGCCTTGTCGGCCGGAATGTTGAGGCCGCCGCTCTTCATCGCGACGATCAGCTCGACCTCGTGATGCAGGTCCTTGGTCAGCGGCGGATAGGGGATGGTGGCGCCATCGGGTACCAGCATGTCGGCGTGCTTGGCGAAGAAGAACGGCGGCGCGCGCTCGTCATTGCCCATCTCGCGGATGTGCTCGAGATAGTTGCGCCCGACGCACCAGATGCGGCGGACCGGGTAGGCGCCTGTCTCGCCGACGACGGGAAGGGTGGGCTGCGGGGCTGCGGATATGACGTAGGAGGCTGCGTTCATGAAAAAGGTCTCGGAAGGTTACAGGTGGAAATCCGGGCTCATCTTTTTATTTGAGCATGATCTTTTCGGAAAACCGGTACCCACTTTTCCGGATCATGCTCCAGCTTTTACGCGGTTGCGCTGACGGGCGCCAGACTGGGATGGCCGGCGTCGCGCTGCTGCAGGCGGAAGAACGAGGCGTAGCGGCCGCCGCGCCGCAGCAAATCGTCGTGCTGGCCGCGCTCGACGATCTCGCCGCCCTCGACCACCAGAATGGCGTCGGCGTGCATGATGGTGTGCAGGCGGTGGGCGATCACGATGGTGGTGCGGTTCTGGCAGAGATGCCCGATCGCCTCCTGCACGGCTTTTTCGGACTCGGAGTCCAGCGCGGCAGTGGCTTCGTCGAGCAGGATGACCGGCGCGTTCTTGAGCAGTGCCCGCGCCACCGCGATGCGCTGGCGCTGGCCGCCGGATAGCTGCGTGCCGTGCTCGCCGACCGGCGTGTCGTAGCCGAGCGGAAAGCCCATGATGAAGTCATGCGCGCAAGCCGCCTTCGCCGCCGCCACGATCTCGTCTTGTGTGGCGCCTTGCTTGCCGAAGGCGATGTTGGCGCCGATCGTGTCGCGGAACAAATAGACGTCCTGCCCCACATAGCCGATCTGGGCACGCAGCGAATGCCGCGATACGCCCGAGATGTCCTGGCCGTCGATCAGGATTTCACCGTCCTTCACTTCGTAGAGCCGCAGCAGCAGCGCAAGCACCGTGGACTTGCCGCCGCCGGAGGGGCCGACCAAAGCGGTGGTCTTGCCGGGCTCGGCGATGAAGCTCATGTTCTTCAGCACCGGCTCGTCCGGCCGGTAGGAGAAATTGACGTCGCGGAACTCGACCCGCGCGTTGGAGAGCTTGAGCGCCGGCTTGTCGTTGTCGGCAGGCTCGCTCGCCGGGCTGTCGACGATCTCGAGCAGCATGCGCGCGCCGACCAACTGGCTGTTGAGGTCGATATTGAGCCGCGCCAGGCGCTTGGCCGGCTCGGTCGCCAGCAGGAACGCGGTCATGAACGAGAAAAACTGTCCGGGCGTGGCGCCGAGCGCGACCACGCTGTAGCCGCCATAGAGCAGGCAGCCGGCGACCGCAAAGCCGCCGAGCATTTCCATCAGCGGATTGGAGCGATTGGAGACCCGCGCCATCTTGTTGGCGTTACGCTCGACGACCGCGATATTCTCGTCGATGCGCTGCTGCATCGTCTGTTCCAGCGTGAACGCCTTCACGGTGCGGATGCCCTGCAGCGATTCCTGCATGGTCTCCATGATATCGGCGCTGCCGGTGAACTGGTTGTGGGCGAGGCCCTTGATGCGCTTCACCAGCTTGCGCAGGATCAGCATCGCCGGCGGCACCACCACGAGGCCGATGAACGACAATACCGGATCCTGCGTCACCATCACGAATATCAGGCTGACCAGCAGCAGCACGTCGCGGCCGACGGCGTTGATCAGCAGCGTCAGGACGTCGGTGATGGATTTTGCGCCCGATGTCAGCCGCGCCAGGAATTCGGAGGAATGCCGCTCGGAATAGAATCCGATGCTTTCGCTCATCAGCTTGGCAAACAGCCGCCGCTGGTTGTTGGCGAGAATGGCGTTGCTGATCTTCGACAGGATCACGGTGTGGCCGTAGGTCGCCAGACCCTTGATGAACAGCAGCACCACGGTGACGCCGGAGAGAATGGCGATGCCAACGACATTCTTGTCGATATAGGCCTGGTTGATCACCTGGCCCAGGATATAGGCCGAGCCCGCAGTGGCGCCGGCGGACACGCCCATCAGCGCGAACGCGGTCACATAGCGCCGCCAATACACAAAACCCTGTTCCATGACGAGGCGGCGGATCAGGATCGCCGCGCCGTAGGGATCGTCGGTGATTTTTCTGGTAGGCTTGCTTGGAAGTTCGGTCATCCGCGTTCCATTGACGGGGCCGGTAGACCGGCGCGTCAGGGCTGCTGCGGGGGACTCATTGCCTGCTTGGCGGGGCTTTTTCAAGCCAAATAAGCGCTTGATTTCAGGCCGATTCCGCATGCTGCGGAAGGCCGCCGCGCTCGCGGAACAGTTTCTCCTCCCAAGCCAGCGCATGGGCGGCGATGATCT encodes:
- a CDS encoding EthD family reductase, translated to MIKVSVMYPNTPGGRFDHDYYRDKHMPLVKARMGDACKSYTVDKGMAGGAPGAPATYVGMCHIFCDSVEAFQAGFGPHAKEIMADIPNYTDQSPVIQISEVVVG
- a CDS encoding LysR family transcriptional regulator, translated to MDRIDAMKVFVAALDEGSLAGAGRKLGRSPAAVSRAIAFLESHVGAELLHRTTRSIKLSEAGERYAAACRRVLTELEEADILAGGERAAPRGTLALTAPVISGEMVLRPVLDAFLDAHPTVSARLLLLDRSVNLIDEGFDAALRIGNLADSSMMASRIGEVRRVVVAAPRYLKQNPRIEEPGDLAKHQIITMAHLPNSWTFPAAAGSSVPRTIQVTPRLVTNSIRGAVASTVGGRGVALFFSYQVAEEVRNGELDVVLAGHEPAALPVHVIVPQGRLTVPKVRAFMDFAVPRLRSHFARLERDSGA
- a CDS encoding ABC transporter ATP-binding protein, with the protein product MTELPSKPTRKITDDPYGAAILIRRLVMEQGFVYWRRYVTAFALMGVSAGATAGSAYILGQVINQAYIDKNVVGIAILSGVTVVLLFIKGLATYGHTVILSKISNAILANNQRRLFAKLMSESIGFYSERHSSEFLARLTSGAKSITDVLTLLINAVGRDVLLLVSLIFVMVTQDPVLSFIGLVVVPPAMLILRKLVKRIKGLAHNQFTGSADIMETMQESLQGIRTVKAFTLEQTMQQRIDENIAVVERNANKMARVSNRSNPLMEMLGGFAVAGCLLYGGYSVVALGATPGQFFSFMTAFLLATEPAKRLARLNIDLNSQLVGARMLLEIVDSPASEPADNDKPALKLSNARVEFRDVNFSYRPDEPVLKNMSFIAEPGKTTALVGPSGGGKSTVLALLLRLYEVKDGEILIDGQDISGVSRHSLRAQIGYVGQDVYLFRDTIGANIAFGKQGATQDEIVAAAKAACAHDFIMGFPLGYDTPVGEHGTQLSGGQRQRIAVARALLKNAPVILLDEATAALDSESEKAVQEAIGHLCQNRTTIVIAHRLHTIMHADAILVVEGGEIVERGQHDDLLRRGGRYASFFRLQQRDAGHPSLAPVSATA
- a CDS encoding SDR family NAD(P)-dependent oxidoreductase, with amino-acid sequence MGTEQKVAVITGASQGIGAALVKAYRDRNYRVVATARSIKPSNDDDVLSVAGDIADSKTAERVIGEAMARFGRIDTLVNNAGIFIAKPFTEYTEADFASALSVNLAGFFHITQLAVAEMEKQRSGHIVQVTTSLVDHAMSGVPSVLASLTKGGLNAATKSLAIEYAKRGIRVNAVAPGVIKTPMHPAETHAALDALHPVGHMGEIKDIVDAILYLEGAAFVTGEILHVDGGQSAGH
- a CDS encoding fumarylacetoacetate hydrolase family protein — translated: MNAASYVISAAPQPTLPVVGETGAYPVRRIWCVGRNYLEHIREMGNDERAPPFFFAKHADMLVPDGATIPYPPLTKDLHHEVELIVAMKSGGLNIPADKALEHVYGYAVGIDLTRRDLQLASRKKERPWEVGKSFDYSAPCSAIQPASKIGHPAKGKIWLTVNGKETQKGDLTELIWSVPEIIWQLSQQVKLAAGDIIMTGTPAGVSQLNPGDKIECGVDGVGTLKVAIGKPE